A single region of the Pectinophora gossypiella chromosome 2, ilPecGoss1.1, whole genome shotgun sequence genome encodes:
- the LOC126373070 gene encoding uncharacterized phosphotransferase YvkC-like isoform X1, which yields MDLFDFLLQAGIVTAAVVAYLICFRRSSPVQMKGNYREPGWNYLFRLVVAWYAVRRWKSQRSSTPRSEIPRELQSEGWDCVTVRASAPDGSTILLSVRKLVDRQSIAETAVHIKLADGTTYKLPQHPDTVIGSWESIAGGWSAGGLKIEVLEHETRLRIMFNGLLKKDGEETVQHARFNFIWSAASPVVQYPEDWSDELAARTLALEPWRDSSWPSALGKWGDGSWLQWGAIQGRFELYTTEGATDRSEYLRARGVRERSWSPRGYQGLRRTVTLTATARDGTAVQLRGFSYKDVLTLGYSGCVRFPNSTVKSITGTDLALPNFCEDPEGIPSVCTINMSTKTRELKLVLRVNEDGGKLLSGVPYQQEMVYRTVFVDINGESGSGILELGYQTEIPGPSVPIPQHSLRWVNEEAVSQVGYCVTFEDTVAACPSYVGGKGASLALLASLQGQMGYRVPPGFCLTTKALEKHLEANPQLMAAIKEIETANVNYDENNFKEKCTKTADLFAKTEIVKEVREEILSHLSELKIRAIKENLGPELRFAVRSSAVGEDSEAMSAAGQNETILGCVSDDDVVRGVQLCWGSMFAFTSAHYRRQNGQQCLCGGGVVVQALVTARAAGVMFTRHPAAGDPSRLLITANYGLGESVVSGAVEPDTITITRGQELIVSKIELGSKKQRVTAVGSSVTTEEVSEAEQRLPCLTVSEALTLARIGVAQEEAWGAGRDIEWAVTKDEIFLLQARPITSLERWTEEELLHELDSPIMSDDELVSFANTGEVLPKPISAMTYDMLVIPLMKAFDVLTSSYTGYDNSMFVTHNRCALVFYNNIYRVSPKEIDLTTQMLEISICGHTVIDDEILRVAHHRHPYSRMNSFLMMMNSFKYLFTTKGRMKDAAKIVSSMKLDLETEEPKVLLESIADKESTMRRCLLDHGCTTAGSTTSQFIAMTVLIEGGSSFTTEQCNEVNILLSSGGVLSAEVPQALAKITQELVKSGKMEEFRHQDPKKAMDWLKYNLPKVYDDVWEFLEQHGHRAIMEFDLATKPWALVPEEMMEVLQRMHNSDDDKQKPTTKSDKEIIASLKTPQKSSTRKVLSWLLPLCRRTVRHREITKANLILAIHKLRLALLRLGKLMVKHWYLPEEDLIFHFRMHELKQYLINRDPVLLRKAYQRRQYHPSWCKLKFTETNKGWVQPLQSRGPLVTAADFKIEATAVCGGEVVARACVVKDLSEIGQLKKGDVLITHSTDIGWSPYFPLLSGIVTELGGLISHGAVIAREYGLPCLVGATDVTDMFRTGDMVRLSASKGFLEKVQLADNPSEVEQNDT from the exons ATGGATCTGTTCGACTTCTTATTACAGGCAGGTATAGTGACTGCAGCAGTCGTCGCGTACTTGATATGCTTTAGAAGATCCTCTCCTGTTCAAATGAAGGGGAACTACAGAGAGCCAG GATGGAATTACCTGTTCAGACTAGTAGTCGCGTGGTATGCAGTGAGGCGATGGAAGTCACAGCGGTCGTCGACGCCGCGGTCAGAGATTCCCAGGGAGCTCCAATCAGAAGGTTGGGACTGTGTCACGGTCCGGGCCTCCGCCCCCGACGGGTCCACCATACTTCTCAGTGTTCGCAAGCTGGTCGACAGACAATCAATTGCGGAGACTGCAGTTCATATTAAACTGGCCGACGGAACCACATACAAGCTGCCtc AGCATCCAGACACAGTGATTGGTTCTTGGGAGAGTATAGCTGGAGGTTGGAGTGCCGGAGGTTTGAAGATAGAGGTACTGGAGCATGAGACCAGACTCAGGATTATGTTCAATGGTCTACTGAAGAAAGACGGAGAGGAGACTGTACAACATGCGAGATTCAACTTTAT ATGGTCTGCAGCATCCCCCGTGGTCCAGTATCCAGAGGACTGGAGTGACGAGCTAGCCGCGCGAACGTTAGCTTTGGAGCCATGGCGTGATAGCAGCTGGCCATCAGCACT AGGAAAATGGGGCGACGGTAGCTGGCTGCAATGGGGCGCTATTCAAGGTCGATTCGAGTTGTATACCACTGAAGGAGCAACTGACAGAAGCGAGTACCTGCGCGCGCGAGGAGTCAGGGAACGGAGCTGGTCTCCACGAGGGTACCAGGGGCTGAGGCGCACCGTCACATTGACAGCCACCGCGAGAGACGGCACTGCGGTGCAGCTTCGTGGATTCTCTTATAAGGATGTTTTGACATT aGGATACAGTGGCTGCGTGCGGTTCCCGAACAGTACCGTTAAGAGCATTACAGGCACTGATCTTGCGTTGCCCAATTTTTGTGAGGACCCTGAAGGCATCCCTAGCGTCTGTACAATAAATATGAGTA CCAAAACCCGTGAATTGAAACTAGTGCTCCGAGTCAACGAAGATGGAGGGAAATTGCTTAGCGGAGTACCATACCAGCAAGAAATGGTGTACCGCACTGTGTTCGTGGATATCAATGGTGAATCTGGAAGCGGGATCCTCGAGCTTGGCTACCAGACTG AAATACCAGGCCCTTCCGTGCCCATACCGCAACACAGTCTGCGTTGGGTGAACGAGGAAGCAGTCTCACAAGTTGGATattgcgtaacatttgaagacACAGTCGCTGCGTGTCCTTCGTATGTTGGAGGTAAAGGTGCATCTCTTGCGCTCTTGGCGTCATTACAGGGACAAATG GGTTATCGTGTTCCTCCTGGCTTTTGTTTGACAACAAAAGCGCTGGAAAAACATCTTGAGGCTAACCCGCAGTTGATGGCAGCCATCAAAGAAATTGAAACAGCTAACGTTAATTACGACGAGAATAACTTCAAGGAAAAATGCACCAA gACGGCTGATTTGTTTGCTAAAACAGAAATAGTCAAAGAAGTTAGAGAAGAAATCTTATCACATTTGAGCGAATTGAAAATAAGAGCCATCAAGGAAAACTTGGGTCCAGAACTGCGATTTGCTGTAAGGTCTTCAG CTGTGGGCGAAGACAGCGAAGCGATGTCTGCAGCTGGGCAAAACGAGACCATTCTGGGCTGCGTGAGCGATGACGATGTGGTGCGAGGGGTGCAACTTTGTTGGGGATCTATGTTCGCCTTCACCAGCGCCCATTATCGTAG GCAAAATGGTCAACAATGCCTGTGTGGCGGTGGAGTGGTAGTCCAGGCGTTGGTGACAGCTCGCGCGGCCGGGGTTATGTTCACTCGGCATCCCGCAGCCGGCGACCCCTCACGGCTGCTTATTACTGCCAACTACGGTCTTGGCGAG AGTGTGGTCTCCGGCGCGGTAGAACCTGACACAATAACAATCACTCGCGGCCAAGAGCTTATTGTATCTAAAATCGAGCTGGGTTCTAAAAAGCAGCGAGTGACAGCTGTGGGGTCCAGTGTGACTACTGAAGAAGTATCTGAAGCAGAACAACGACTGCCGTGTCTGACGGTGTCTGAAGCTCTGACTCTAGCAAGAATAGGAGTGGCGCAGGAAGAAGCCTGGGGTGCTGGAAGAGACATCGAGTGGGCTGTCACAAAG GATGAAATATTCTTGCTACAAGCGCGACCTATAACGTCACTAGAGAGGTGGACTGAAGAAGAGCTTCTGCATGAATTGGACAGTCCCATCATGTCTGATGATGAACTGGTCTCTTTTGCTAATACGGGCGAG GTGTTACCGAAGCCGATTTCAGCAATGACTTACGATATGTTGGTTATACCGTTGATGAAGGCCTTCGATGTGCTGACCTCTAGCTATACTGGATACGACAACAGCATGTTCGTTACCCACAATCGCTGTGCTTTAGTTTTTTACAAT AATATATACCGCGTATCGCCGAAAGAGATAGATTTGACGACTCAGATGTTGGAGATTTCAATATGTGGACATACAGTGATAGATGACGAAATCCTCAGAGTAGCGCATCACAGGCACCCTTACAGTCGGATGAACTCCTTCCTTATGATGATGAACTCTTTCAAA TACCTGTTTACAACAAAAGGTCGAATGAAGGATGCCGCAAAAATAGTCAGCAGCATGAAGTTAGATTTAGAAACGGAAGAACCAAAAGTCCTGCTGGAATCGATAGCGGACAAAGAGTCAACAATGCGGAGATGTTTGTTGGACCACGGATGCACCACTGCTGGAAGCACCACTAGTCAATTCATTGCCATGACGGTGCTGATTGAAGGAGGATCTA GTTTCACCACTGAGCAATGTAACGAAGTTAACATTCTTCTGAGTTCTGGCGGAGTCTTGTCAGCGGAAGTGCCTCAGGCTTTGGCTAAAATAACTCAAGAGCTCGTAAAATCCGGGAAAATGGAAGAGTTCCGACACCAAGATCCCAAGAAAGCAATGGATTGGTTGAAATATAATCTGCCCAAAGTTTATGATGATGTTTGGGAGTTTTTGGAACAACACGGACACAGAGCAATTATGGAA TTTGACTTAGCTACAAAACCATGGGCGCTAGTCCCTGAAGAAATGATGGAAGTACTTCAACGCATGCACAACTCTGATGATGATAAACAAAAGCCAACAACAAAGAGTGACAAAGAAATTATTGCTTCGTTAAAGACTCCACAGAAATCGAGTACCAG GAAAGTGCTTAGCTGGCTCCTCCCACTATGTCGACGAACTGTTCGTCACCGAGAGATCACAAAAGCTAACCTGATCTTGGCCATTCACAAGCTGAGGCTGGCTCTACTGCGCCTAGGCAAGCTGATGGTCAAACATTGGTATTTACCCGAAGAGGACCTTATCTTCCACTTCAGGATGCATGAACTCAAACAATACTTGATCAATAGAGATCCAGTATTGTTAAGGAA AGCATACCAACGCCGCCAGTACCACCCGTCCTGGTGCAAGTTGAAGTTCACGGAGACTAACAAAGGTTGGGTGCAACCGCTGCAGAGCAGAGGACCGCTCGTCACTGCTGCCGACTTCAAGATAGAAGCCACGGCCGTCTGCGGCGGAGAGGTCGTGGCCCGCGCATGCGTCGTCAAGGACCTATCTGAG ATTGGACAATTAAAGAAGGGTGACGTGCTGATTACACATTCCACTGATATCGGTTGGTCTCCTTACTTCCCGCTTCTATCGGGAATAGTAACAGAGCTTGGAGGACTCATTTCACATG GAGCGGTGATAGCACGTGAATATGGTTTGCCATGTTTAGTGGGAGCTACTGACGTCACAGACATGTTTAGAACGGGCGATATGGTTCGTCTGTCTGCATCCAAAGGGTTCCTAGAGAAAGTGCAACTTGCTGACAATCCGAGCGAAGTTGAACAAAATGACACGTGA
- the LOC126373070 gene encoding uncharacterized phosphotransferase YvkC-like isoform X2 — MAVYNGWNYLFRLVVAWYAVRRWKSQRSSTPRSEIPRELQSEGWDCVTVRASAPDGSTILLSVRKLVDRQSIAETAVHIKLADGTTYKLPQHPDTVIGSWESIAGGWSAGGLKIEVLEHETRLRIMFNGLLKKDGEETVQHARFNFIWSAASPVVQYPEDWSDELAARTLALEPWRDSSWPSALGKWGDGSWLQWGAIQGRFELYTTEGATDRSEYLRARGVRERSWSPRGYQGLRRTVTLTATARDGTAVQLRGFSYKDVLTLGYSGCVRFPNSTVKSITGTDLALPNFCEDPEGIPSVCTINMSTKTRELKLVLRVNEDGGKLLSGVPYQQEMVYRTVFVDINGESGSGILELGYQTEIPGPSVPIPQHSLRWVNEEAVSQVGYCVTFEDTVAACPSYVGGKGASLALLASLQGQMGYRVPPGFCLTTKALEKHLEANPQLMAAIKEIETANVNYDENNFKEKCTKTADLFAKTEIVKEVREEILSHLSELKIRAIKENLGPELRFAVRSSAVGEDSEAMSAAGQNETILGCVSDDDVVRGVQLCWGSMFAFTSAHYRRQNGQQCLCGGGVVVQALVTARAAGVMFTRHPAAGDPSRLLITANYGLGESVVSGAVEPDTITITRGQELIVSKIELGSKKQRVTAVGSSVTTEEVSEAEQRLPCLTVSEALTLARIGVAQEEAWGAGRDIEWAVTKDEIFLLQARPITSLERWTEEELLHELDSPIMSDDELVSFANTGEVLPKPISAMTYDMLVIPLMKAFDVLTSSYTGYDNSMFVTHNRCALVFYNNIYRVSPKEIDLTTQMLEISICGHTVIDDEILRVAHHRHPYSRMNSFLMMMNSFKYLFTTKGRMKDAAKIVSSMKLDLETEEPKVLLESIADKESTMRRCLLDHGCTTAGSTTSQFIAMTVLIEGGSSFTTEQCNEVNILLSSGGVLSAEVPQALAKITQELVKSGKMEEFRHQDPKKAMDWLKYNLPKVYDDVWEFLEQHGHRAIMEFDLATKPWALVPEEMMEVLQRMHNSDDDKQKPTTKSDKEIIASLKTPQKSSTRKVLSWLLPLCRRTVRHREITKANLILAIHKLRLALLRLGKLMVKHWYLPEEDLIFHFRMHELKQYLINRDPVLLRKAYQRRQYHPSWCKLKFTETNKGWVQPLQSRGPLVTAADFKIEATAVCGGEVVARACVVKDLSEIGQLKKGDVLITHSTDIGWSPYFPLLSGIVTELGGLISHGAVIAREYGLPCLVGATDVTDMFRTGDMVRLSASKGFLEKVQLADNPSEVEQNDT, encoded by the exons atggccgtttataatg GATGGAATTACCTGTTCAGACTAGTAGTCGCGTGGTATGCAGTGAGGCGATGGAAGTCACAGCGGTCGTCGACGCCGCGGTCAGAGATTCCCAGGGAGCTCCAATCAGAAGGTTGGGACTGTGTCACGGTCCGGGCCTCCGCCCCCGACGGGTCCACCATACTTCTCAGTGTTCGCAAGCTGGTCGACAGACAATCAATTGCGGAGACTGCAGTTCATATTAAACTGGCCGACGGAACCACATACAAGCTGCCtc AGCATCCAGACACAGTGATTGGTTCTTGGGAGAGTATAGCTGGAGGTTGGAGTGCCGGAGGTTTGAAGATAGAGGTACTGGAGCATGAGACCAGACTCAGGATTATGTTCAATGGTCTACTGAAGAAAGACGGAGAGGAGACTGTACAACATGCGAGATTCAACTTTAT ATGGTCTGCAGCATCCCCCGTGGTCCAGTATCCAGAGGACTGGAGTGACGAGCTAGCCGCGCGAACGTTAGCTTTGGAGCCATGGCGTGATAGCAGCTGGCCATCAGCACT AGGAAAATGGGGCGACGGTAGCTGGCTGCAATGGGGCGCTATTCAAGGTCGATTCGAGTTGTATACCACTGAAGGAGCAACTGACAGAAGCGAGTACCTGCGCGCGCGAGGAGTCAGGGAACGGAGCTGGTCTCCACGAGGGTACCAGGGGCTGAGGCGCACCGTCACATTGACAGCCACCGCGAGAGACGGCACTGCGGTGCAGCTTCGTGGATTCTCTTATAAGGATGTTTTGACATT aGGATACAGTGGCTGCGTGCGGTTCCCGAACAGTACCGTTAAGAGCATTACAGGCACTGATCTTGCGTTGCCCAATTTTTGTGAGGACCCTGAAGGCATCCCTAGCGTCTGTACAATAAATATGAGTA CCAAAACCCGTGAATTGAAACTAGTGCTCCGAGTCAACGAAGATGGAGGGAAATTGCTTAGCGGAGTACCATACCAGCAAGAAATGGTGTACCGCACTGTGTTCGTGGATATCAATGGTGAATCTGGAAGCGGGATCCTCGAGCTTGGCTACCAGACTG AAATACCAGGCCCTTCCGTGCCCATACCGCAACACAGTCTGCGTTGGGTGAACGAGGAAGCAGTCTCACAAGTTGGATattgcgtaacatttgaagacACAGTCGCTGCGTGTCCTTCGTATGTTGGAGGTAAAGGTGCATCTCTTGCGCTCTTGGCGTCATTACAGGGACAAATG GGTTATCGTGTTCCTCCTGGCTTTTGTTTGACAACAAAAGCGCTGGAAAAACATCTTGAGGCTAACCCGCAGTTGATGGCAGCCATCAAAGAAATTGAAACAGCTAACGTTAATTACGACGAGAATAACTTCAAGGAAAAATGCACCAA gACGGCTGATTTGTTTGCTAAAACAGAAATAGTCAAAGAAGTTAGAGAAGAAATCTTATCACATTTGAGCGAATTGAAAATAAGAGCCATCAAGGAAAACTTGGGTCCAGAACTGCGATTTGCTGTAAGGTCTTCAG CTGTGGGCGAAGACAGCGAAGCGATGTCTGCAGCTGGGCAAAACGAGACCATTCTGGGCTGCGTGAGCGATGACGATGTGGTGCGAGGGGTGCAACTTTGTTGGGGATCTATGTTCGCCTTCACCAGCGCCCATTATCGTAG GCAAAATGGTCAACAATGCCTGTGTGGCGGTGGAGTGGTAGTCCAGGCGTTGGTGACAGCTCGCGCGGCCGGGGTTATGTTCACTCGGCATCCCGCAGCCGGCGACCCCTCACGGCTGCTTATTACTGCCAACTACGGTCTTGGCGAG AGTGTGGTCTCCGGCGCGGTAGAACCTGACACAATAACAATCACTCGCGGCCAAGAGCTTATTGTATCTAAAATCGAGCTGGGTTCTAAAAAGCAGCGAGTGACAGCTGTGGGGTCCAGTGTGACTACTGAAGAAGTATCTGAAGCAGAACAACGACTGCCGTGTCTGACGGTGTCTGAAGCTCTGACTCTAGCAAGAATAGGAGTGGCGCAGGAAGAAGCCTGGGGTGCTGGAAGAGACATCGAGTGGGCTGTCACAAAG GATGAAATATTCTTGCTACAAGCGCGACCTATAACGTCACTAGAGAGGTGGACTGAAGAAGAGCTTCTGCATGAATTGGACAGTCCCATCATGTCTGATGATGAACTGGTCTCTTTTGCTAATACGGGCGAG GTGTTACCGAAGCCGATTTCAGCAATGACTTACGATATGTTGGTTATACCGTTGATGAAGGCCTTCGATGTGCTGACCTCTAGCTATACTGGATACGACAACAGCATGTTCGTTACCCACAATCGCTGTGCTTTAGTTTTTTACAAT AATATATACCGCGTATCGCCGAAAGAGATAGATTTGACGACTCAGATGTTGGAGATTTCAATATGTGGACATACAGTGATAGATGACGAAATCCTCAGAGTAGCGCATCACAGGCACCCTTACAGTCGGATGAACTCCTTCCTTATGATGATGAACTCTTTCAAA TACCTGTTTACAACAAAAGGTCGAATGAAGGATGCCGCAAAAATAGTCAGCAGCATGAAGTTAGATTTAGAAACGGAAGAACCAAAAGTCCTGCTGGAATCGATAGCGGACAAAGAGTCAACAATGCGGAGATGTTTGTTGGACCACGGATGCACCACTGCTGGAAGCACCACTAGTCAATTCATTGCCATGACGGTGCTGATTGAAGGAGGATCTA GTTTCACCACTGAGCAATGTAACGAAGTTAACATTCTTCTGAGTTCTGGCGGAGTCTTGTCAGCGGAAGTGCCTCAGGCTTTGGCTAAAATAACTCAAGAGCTCGTAAAATCCGGGAAAATGGAAGAGTTCCGACACCAAGATCCCAAGAAAGCAATGGATTGGTTGAAATATAATCTGCCCAAAGTTTATGATGATGTTTGGGAGTTTTTGGAACAACACGGACACAGAGCAATTATGGAA TTTGACTTAGCTACAAAACCATGGGCGCTAGTCCCTGAAGAAATGATGGAAGTACTTCAACGCATGCACAACTCTGATGATGATAAACAAAAGCCAACAACAAAGAGTGACAAAGAAATTATTGCTTCGTTAAAGACTCCACAGAAATCGAGTACCAG GAAAGTGCTTAGCTGGCTCCTCCCACTATGTCGACGAACTGTTCGTCACCGAGAGATCACAAAAGCTAACCTGATCTTGGCCATTCACAAGCTGAGGCTGGCTCTACTGCGCCTAGGCAAGCTGATGGTCAAACATTGGTATTTACCCGAAGAGGACCTTATCTTCCACTTCAGGATGCATGAACTCAAACAATACTTGATCAATAGAGATCCAGTATTGTTAAGGAA AGCATACCAACGCCGCCAGTACCACCCGTCCTGGTGCAAGTTGAAGTTCACGGAGACTAACAAAGGTTGGGTGCAACCGCTGCAGAGCAGAGGACCGCTCGTCACTGCTGCCGACTTCAAGATAGAAGCCACGGCCGTCTGCGGCGGAGAGGTCGTGGCCCGCGCATGCGTCGTCAAGGACCTATCTGAG ATTGGACAATTAAAGAAGGGTGACGTGCTGATTACACATTCCACTGATATCGGTTGGTCTCCTTACTTCCCGCTTCTATCGGGAATAGTAACAGAGCTTGGAGGACTCATTTCACATG GAGCGGTGATAGCACGTGAATATGGTTTGCCATGTTTAGTGGGAGCTACTGACGTCACAGACATGTTTAGAACGGGCGATATGGTTCGTCTGTCTGCATCCAAAGGGTTCCTAGAGAAAGTGCAACTTGCTGACAATCCGAGCGAAGTTGAACAAAATGACACGTGA